From Denitrovibrio acetiphilus DSM 12809, the proteins below share one genomic window:
- a CDS encoding efflux RND transporter periplasmic adaptor subunit — protein sequence MNSNLISKFTILFVIVVFGTYGCGDEQAYEKAIPQKWETSLTQASVGAPINYITTGSVISDQRIEVTSKLSGYIKRVFVQEGDSVQEGQVLVLLDSDEVDSKIRQANAAVATAAAAYQDAEIDIDRYEKLFKRGSISDNEIRKMQLRFETATESLKQAKAGLTAALSMKNYTELKSPVNGVIISKSKQAGDLAVPGVPILTLEVKEGFIIETFVAESRIINIHPDDTVLVEIDGIQKKLNGRVKSVVNVADPVTRSCQVKVSLPDVNGLRLGMFGRVYFNIGTSDTLIIPTESVVERGGLQGIFILDKEGVIRFRWLRTGRRWADKVEIDSGLYPDELFVLNANSRMRDGDLIIKEAVR from the coding sequence ATGAATTCTAATTTAATATCAAAGTTTACTATTCTTTTTGTTATTGTCGTCTTCGGAACTTATGGCTGTGGAGATGAACAGGCTTATGAAAAAGCAATCCCTCAAAAATGGGAGACAAGCCTCACTCAGGCGTCCGTTGGCGCCCCTATCAACTATATAACAACAGGTTCAGTTATATCCGACCAAAGGATAGAGGTTACTTCTAAGCTTAGTGGATATATAAAACGAGTCTTTGTACAGGAGGGCGACAGTGTTCAGGAAGGGCAGGTGCTTGTCCTGCTTGATTCTGACGAAGTGGACAGTAAAATACGTCAGGCGAACGCTGCAGTGGCAACTGCTGCTGCTGCATACCAAGATGCAGAAATTGATATTGATAGGTATGAAAAGCTCTTTAAAAGGGGGAGCATATCTGATAACGAGATAAGAAAAATGCAGCTTAGGTTCGAGACGGCAACTGAATCCTTAAAACAAGCGAAAGCAGGGCTAACAGCTGCTTTATCTATGAAGAACTATACAGAACTCAAAAGCCCTGTTAACGGGGTAATAATCAGCAAAAGTAAACAGGCCGGCGACCTTGCGGTTCCTGGAGTTCCGATACTCACGCTGGAAGTCAAAGAAGGTTTTATCATAGAAACATTTGTCGCAGAAAGCAGGATTATAAATATACATCCGGACGATACCGTACTGGTTGAGATAGACGGTATCCAGAAGAAACTAAATGGTAGAGTTAAAAGTGTGGTAAATGTTGCGGACCCTGTAACAAGAAGTTGTCAGGTCAAAGTATCGCTGCCAGATGTAAACGGACTCAGACTAGGAATGTTCGGACGAGTTTATTTTAACATTGGCACATCAGACACACTTATCATTCCTACAGAGTCTGTTGTAGAACGTGGCGGGCTTCAGGGAATATTTATCCTTGATAAAGAAGGAGTCATCAGATTTCGCTGGCTCCGTACCGGACGCAGGTGGGCGGATAAGGTTGAGATAGATTCCGGACTATATCCAGACGAATTATTTGTACTAAATGCAAACTCACGCATGCGTGATGGTGATCTTATTATCAAAGAGGCTGTGAGATGA
- a CDS encoding TetR/AcrR family transcriptional regulator, giving the protein MSEKHVQFIEIAIELMDRNGINKTTLDDIAEVAGIATPTLYYYFKNKNQVIKGAISKVLETTKENLEAGINDKDSYESQLTCIALSLYQSVANAKFILDIDAKVKSELVILSQDLVNNFNSYLCVKIENILYEAIDRGVFSTDEVEITSEIISESIWGMLQSNIATPNFDLLENKIQVLMSLFVNGLKKNTSGEINEF; this is encoded by the coding sequence ATGAGTGAAAAACATGTGCAATTCATTGAAATTGCTATTGAACTAATGGACAGAAATGGAATTAATAAGACTACACTAGATGACATAGCCGAAGTTGCGGGGATTGCCACGCCGACATTATATTATTATTTCAAAAACAAAAATCAGGTTATTAAAGGTGCTATTTCTAAAGTACTTGAGACAACTAAGGAAAATTTAGAGGCAGGTATAAACGATAAAGATAGTTATGAGTCTCAGCTGACCTGTATAGCTTTGTCTTTATATCAGTCTGTAGCTAATGCAAAGTTTATTTTAGATATTGATGCAAAGGTAAAATCAGAGTTAGTTATTCTTTCTCAAGATCTTGTTAATAATTTTAATTCTTACCTGTGTGTCAAAATTGAGAATATCTTATATGAAGCGATAGATAGAGGAGTATTTAGTACTGATGAAGTCGAGATAACATCAGAAATTATCTCCGAATCTATCTGGGGAATGCTTCAGAGTAATATTGCAACACCAAATTTCGATTTACTTGAAAATAAGATACAAGTGCTTATGTCGTTATTTGTAAATGGTTTAAAGAAAAATACATCAGGTGAAATTAATGAATTCTAA
- a CDS encoding IS3 family transposase (programmed frameshift), whose translation MSKAKRTRYSAEFKSKVALEALREEQTLSELSAKYNVHPNQISKWKKEAIEGMATIFSNKHSKSEEMSEAEIKDLHAKIGQLTVERDFLQRAFETVSISRRKFMIENSGSKLSISKQCRLLSISRSSFYYEESGESALNLELMRIIDEQFMMTPDFGSRQMTKLINRYGYNIGRKRVRRLMKKMGIAAVYQKPKTSNPHPEHKTYPYLLRGLDINRPNQVWCSDITYIPMRRGFLYLVAIMDWYSRKVLSWRLSNNLDSDFCVAALEEALEKYGTPEIFNTDQGSQFTSYEFTQTLKDAGVRISMDGKGRWMDNVMIERIWRTLKYSFVYLHAFDNGHELKLGLANWINLYNTRRPHSSLGDRTPYEAYNGLGIQIWEKDDKMTESLHLISV comes from the exons ATGTCAAAAGCAAAACGTACCCGTTACTCAGCCGAGTTTAAATCAAAAGTAGCCCTTGAAGCTCTGCGAGAAGAGCAGACCTTGTCGGAATTATCAGCCAAGTATAATGTTCATCCGAACCAGATTTCTAAATGGAAGAAAGAAGCCATCGAAGGGATGGCAACAATCTTTTCCAATAAACACAGCAAGTCAGAAGAAATGTCAGAAGCAGAAATAAAGGATCTTCATGCAAAAATAGGACAACTGACGGTGGAACGAGATTTTTTGCAACGAGCCTTC GAAACGGTAAGCATATCCCGGAGGAAGTTTATGATAGAAAATTCTGGAAGCAAACTCTCAATCAGCAAACAGTGCCGTCTTCTTAGTATCAGCCGCTCAAGCTTTTATTATGAAGAGTCTGGCGAATCGGCTTTGAATCTTGAACTCATGCGTATCATAGATGAGCAGTTTATGATGACACCTGACTTCGGCTCTAGGCAGATGACAAAGCTCATCAATAGGTATGGGTATAATATTGGCCGTAAGCGTGTTCGCAGGCTTATGAAGAAGATGGGCATCGCAGCTGTTTATCAGAAGCCTAAGACCAGTAATCCCCATCCAGAGCATAAGACATACCCGTACTTGCTCAGAGGTCTGGATATAAACCGTCCAAATCAGGTTTGGTGCTCAGATATTACCTACATACCCATGAGACGTGGATTTCTCTATCTAGTGGCAATTATGGACTGGTACAGCAGGAAAGTTCTAAGCTGGAGACTTTCAAACAATCTTGATTCTGATTTCTGTGTTGCTGCTCTGGAGGAAGCTCTTGAAAAATACGGAACACCTGAAATCTTTAATACTGACCAGGGTAGCCAATTTACCAGCTATGAGTTTACACAGACTCTCAAGGATGCTGGCGTTAGAATCTCCATGGATGGCAAAGGTCGCTGGATGGATAACGTCATGATTGAGCGCATTTGGAGAACATTGAAATACAGCTTCGTATATCTCCATGCTTTCGATAACGGACATGAACTGAAGCTAGGACTGGCGAACTGGATAAACTTATACAACACCAGAAGACCTCATTCTTCACTTGGCGACAGAACACCATATGAAGCTTACAACGGATTAGGGATTCAGATTTGGGAAAAAGATGATAAAATGACTGAGAGTTTACACCTTATTTCAGTCTAA
- a CDS encoding IS256 family transposase — MKFDKDKLKDLLAESDVKTTEDLQVFMRDMMKEVIETLYEGELEAHLGYKKHEPNVSDGNSRNGRSSKKVQSQMGEMELEVPRDRLSTFSPEIVKKRQIDISGIEAKVISMYAKGMSNRDIKEHIFDIYGHELSPETVSVITDKILPQAKEWQNRALEEIYAIVFMDGMVLKMRVDGAVRNVTIYFVIGISMEGHKSCLGLYLAETESAKYWLTVMNELKNRGVQDILIFAVDNLKGISEAITAAFPQSEIQKCVVHQIRNSLRFVPWKERKTVASDLKRIYAAATEEQASAELDAFAEKWDSKYPNISKSWRNNWTELSTYFKYSKELRRLIYTTNPVESFHSAIRKSTKGKGAFPTEDSLIKLLYLAILGIEKKWTMPIRDWGVIYSQLYINYEDRITTLHTLIFRLLFNFILNLFNFFP, encoded by the coding sequence ATGAAATTCGACAAAGACAAACTGAAAGATCTGCTTGCAGAAAGCGATGTAAAAACCACAGAAGACCTTCAGGTATTTATGCGTGACATGATGAAAGAAGTCATCGAAACGCTCTACGAAGGCGAACTTGAAGCCCATTTAGGCTACAAGAAACATGAACCGAACGTAAGTGACGGCAACAGCCGTAACGGTCGTTCTTCCAAGAAAGTACAATCACAGATGGGCGAAATGGAACTCGAAGTACCTCGTGACCGCCTATCAACCTTTTCTCCAGAAATAGTCAAGAAACGCCAGATAGATATATCCGGCATTGAAGCCAAAGTTATATCCATGTATGCCAAAGGGATGAGTAACCGTGACATCAAAGAGCACATTTTTGATATTTACGGTCATGAGCTGTCGCCGGAGACAGTAAGTGTCATTACTGACAAGATACTCCCACAGGCTAAGGAGTGGCAGAACAGAGCCTTGGAAGAGATATACGCCATTGTCTTTATGGATGGCATGGTTTTAAAGATGCGTGTGGACGGAGCCGTCCGCAACGTCACTATCTACTTTGTGATCGGCATCAGCATGGAAGGTCACAAATCCTGTCTGGGGCTTTATCTTGCTGAAACAGAATCCGCCAAATACTGGCTGACCGTTATGAACGAGCTGAAGAACCGTGGAGTGCAGGATATTCTTATCTTTGCTGTGGATAACCTTAAGGGCATCTCAGAAGCTATAACAGCCGCTTTCCCGCAGTCTGAGATACAGAAATGTGTAGTGCATCAGATACGCAATTCTCTCCGCTTTGTGCCTTGGAAAGAGCGTAAGACAGTAGCATCTGACCTCAAGAGAATCTATGCTGCAGCTACAGAGGAACAGGCTAGCGCAGAGCTGGATGCCTTTGCTGAAAAGTGGGACAGCAAATACCCCAACATCTCGAAATCATGGCGTAACAACTGGACTGAGCTTTCTACTTATTTCAAATATTCCAAGGAGCTCAGGAGGCTGATCTATACCACAAATCCTGTGGAGAGCTTCCATTCTGCCATCAGAAAATCTACCAAAGGAAAAGGAGCCTTCCCGACAGAAGACTCCCTTATAAAGCTCTTATATTTAGCTATTTTAGGTATCGAAAAGAAATGGACTATGCCAATCAGGGATTGGGGTGTAATATACTCACAGCTGTATATCAACTATGAAGACAGAATTACGACTTTACACACTTTAATTTTCAGACTCTTATTCAATTTTATACTTAATCTCTTTAATTTTTTCCCATAA
- a CDS encoding acyl-CoA dehydratase activase-related protein gives MSMNKFHLAGIDIGSTTAKAVIIDENGKTVFKRYVRHQTKTIETLRGIFTEAFEELGDVLLDLKVTGSAGMGIAESLGLPFIQEVVASAQYIKKNYPECKTFIEIGGEDSKIVFFDENFMPDIRMNGTCAGGTGAFIDQMAVLLNVDVSEMNSLAEKSSETYPIASRCGVFAKTDIQALLSQHVSAEDIAASVFHAVAAQFITALSHGREIKPKILFGGGPLSFYPALRGVFAGMLNIGGDSDIIIPSDPELIPAVGTAIAYVDRPCLKNLSELLSLIVKSMDIELKEGTKRLAPLFKSETEFNNWSERHKQYKVKKTAPSESIGKDLYMGIDSGSTTTKVVIIDDEGKLVLSHYGPNHGDPIDAVNQGLKFIKNEFDNAGVCPHIVRSAVTGYGESLIKVAFDIDDGVVETIAHFRAARFFEPDVSFILDIGGQDMKAIFIQNHAVSEIHVNEACSSGCGSFIETFAQSLGYNVQEFAAKGCESHAPFDLGTRCTVFMNSKVKQALRERADVADISAGLAYSVIKNSLYKVLKLKNNNETGDKILAQGGTFKNPAVLKALEALLEKEVIRPDISELMGAYGSALSAHMEYHRLKDSAAVRNALQNQSKNAAEEYFALSSLEAGSSFTKKEFHCSGCENKCKVFKLIFDNGNHFFTGNRCERYFSNDANADVKGTNLVEEQVKLLFDRNTEPEGKPVLTYGIPRCLNMYENYPFWCTFLTSCGFKVVLSSVSNFRLYEKGLNSVMSENICFPAKLAHGHIIDLADKKVDRIFYPTVIYEHKEYEDALNSYNCPVVTGYPDLLKNAINPKKKFNIPLDKPVVSFNNTRLLKDQLFLFFRKFGVSYSEVSKGVEKGLVSQDKYKEELRLKTKNLIENADINGRTVVVLAGRPYHVDPLINHGCPELLAEMGVDVISEAAASFNNESVLLGDINVLTQWSYSNRLYAAAEWVTKNKNAQMVQVTSFGCGPDAVSSDEVKKILYYGGKVHTLLKMDEIANLGAVKIRLRSMLEAVKEGVAKAEPEVFKKVEHGRVFLKNDRVRTIIAPYFSRFYSPLIPAAFRPLGYKVEVLPPQDVASVELGLKSINNDMCYPAILIAGDIIKAFQTGGYDPQKTAVLLTQTGGQCRASAYVSLIKKGLASAGLNDIPVITVSNQDINYQPGFEIDSSELFKRLALGIVFADQLVKMYLTTVVREKIAGTAKLLHEKYLLRMEEGVEKADYHNLLNILKEAVDEFNSVEVDKSKVPRVGIVGEIFVKHNIFSNGHILDWLTSQGIECDIPPLLSFFSQRFINETYDQNSYLKRSFKDRIKYSVLEMFSGFYLMQIDKVMRGYRFYRKPKKLRQLSEITGKVTSLANQSGEGWLLTAEMISMLSEGTNNIICLQPFGCISNHITGKGVEMQLKEMFPSINFLAIDMDAGSSEINILNRLHLIVNAAKEQTSCKTAMADIQKHDRNQWLSSYMSLHNFYAFSSDTSLKVEKWRAWVSKLPLWEKIKEIKYKIE, from the coding sequence ATGAGCATGAATAAATTCCACCTCGCCGGAATTGATATCGGATCAACTACGGCCAAAGCAGTAATAATTGATGAAAACGGTAAAACTGTATTTAAACGCTATGTTCGCCACCAGACAAAAACAATTGAGACGCTTAGAGGAATATTCACTGAGGCTTTTGAGGAGTTGGGAGATGTTCTGCTTGACCTGAAAGTTACAGGCTCAGCAGGAATGGGAATCGCAGAGAGCCTTGGATTGCCGTTTATACAGGAAGTTGTTGCATCTGCGCAATATATAAAAAAAAATTATCCTGAATGTAAAACATTTATAGAAATAGGCGGAGAAGACTCAAAGATTGTTTTTTTTGATGAAAACTTTATGCCTGATATCCGAATGAACGGAACCTGCGCAGGAGGGACAGGCGCTTTTATAGACCAGATGGCGGTGCTTCTTAATGTTGATGTATCTGAAATGAATTCTCTGGCGGAGAAATCATCTGAAACCTATCCCATTGCGTCGCGCTGCGGAGTTTTTGCGAAAACGGATATTCAGGCACTTCTCAGCCAACATGTTTCAGCAGAAGATATAGCCGCATCAGTATTCCATGCTGTAGCAGCCCAGTTTATTACAGCACTATCACACGGCCGCGAAATAAAGCCTAAGATACTTTTCGGGGGAGGCCCTCTGTCATTTTACCCGGCACTCCGTGGAGTGTTTGCTGGCATGCTTAATATCGGCGGAGATTCTGATATTATAATTCCATCTGATCCGGAGCTAATTCCCGCTGTTGGTACAGCGATTGCATACGTTGACAGGCCATGTCTAAAGAACCTCAGTGAGTTATTGTCTCTGATAGTCAAAAGCATGGATATTGAACTTAAAGAAGGTACAAAGAGGCTTGCCCCGCTGTTTAAAAGTGAAACAGAATTTAATAACTGGTCTGAAAGGCACAAACAGTACAAAGTGAAAAAAACCGCCCCTTCTGAATCTATTGGTAAAGACCTCTACATGGGTATTGACTCTGGTTCAACAACTACAAAAGTTGTCATTATTGACGATGAGGGCAAACTGGTTCTGAGTCATTACGGGCCTAATCACGGCGACCCTATCGATGCTGTGAATCAAGGACTCAAATTTATAAAAAATGAATTTGACAATGCAGGTGTTTGTCCGCACATTGTCCGCTCTGCAGTGACAGGTTACGGCGAAAGCCTTATAAAAGTTGCCTTCGATATAGATGACGGAGTGGTGGAGACTATCGCTCACTTCAGAGCAGCCAGATTTTTTGAGCCTGACGTTTCATTTATCCTGGATATAGGCGGCCAGGACATGAAAGCCATCTTTATTCAAAACCATGCTGTGTCCGAGATTCATGTTAATGAGGCATGTTCCTCAGGCTGTGGTTCGTTTATAGAAACATTTGCACAATCTCTGGGGTACAATGTTCAGGAGTTTGCCGCAAAAGGCTGTGAGAGTCACGCACCTTTTGATCTAGGAACCCGGTGTACAGTGTTCATGAATTCAAAAGTCAAACAGGCTCTCAGAGAAAGAGCGGATGTTGCAGATATCTCAGCCGGTCTGGCTTACTCGGTCATAAAAAATAGTCTCTATAAAGTATTGAAGCTGAAAAATAATAATGAGACCGGAGACAAAATTCTAGCACAAGGCGGTACGTTCAAAAATCCTGCGGTGCTAAAGGCACTGGAAGCACTGCTTGAAAAAGAGGTAATAAGGCCTGATATATCTGAGCTTATGGGCGCATATGGCTCCGCTCTGTCTGCACATATGGAATATCATAGACTTAAAGATTCCGCTGCTGTAAGAAATGCATTACAAAACCAGAGCAAAAATGCGGCTGAGGAATATTTTGCACTCAGCAGTCTTGAAGCTGGGAGCAGCTTTACAAAAAAAGAATTTCACTGCAGTGGATGTGAGAATAAATGCAAGGTGTTCAAGCTGATATTTGATAACGGAAACCATTTTTTCACTGGCAACAGATGTGAAAGATATTTCAGCAACGATGCAAATGCCGATGTTAAAGGTACAAATCTGGTCGAGGAGCAGGTTAAGCTTTTGTTCGACAGGAACACGGAGCCTGAGGGGAAGCCTGTTTTGACCTATGGAATCCCCCGGTGCCTGAATATGTATGAAAATTATCCCTTCTGGTGCACTTTTTTAACATCCTGCGGGTTTAAGGTGGTTTTATCCTCAGTGTCTAATTTCAGGCTATATGAAAAGGGTCTGAATTCGGTAATGTCTGAAAACATCTGTTTCCCTGCTAAACTTGCCCATGGACATATTATTGACCTTGCCGATAAAAAAGTTGACAGAATTTTTTATCCAACTGTTATCTATGAGCATAAAGAATATGAGGACGCATTGAATTCATATAACTGTCCAGTAGTTACAGGCTATCCGGATCTTCTGAAAAATGCTATCAATCCTAAAAAGAAATTCAATATCCCGCTTGATAAGCCTGTAGTCAGTTTTAATAATACCAGACTGCTGAAAGATCAGCTCTTCCTTTTTTTTAGAAAGTTTGGAGTATCTTATTCCGAGGTGTCAAAAGGAGTTGAGAAAGGCTTGGTATCACAGGATAAATACAAGGAAGAACTCAGATTAAAAACAAAGAACCTGATAGAAAATGCTGATATTAATGGCAGAACTGTTGTGGTTCTAGCCGGAAGGCCTTACCATGTTGATCCTCTTATCAATCACGGCTGTCCTGAACTGCTGGCTGAAATGGGTGTAGACGTAATCAGTGAAGCTGCCGCATCGTTTAATAATGAATCTGTGCTATTAGGGGACATAAATGTTCTGACACAGTGGAGCTATTCAAATAGACTTTATGCCGCCGCTGAGTGGGTTACTAAAAACAAGAATGCCCAGATGGTGCAGGTCACATCTTTCGGGTGTGGGCCGGATGCCGTTTCCTCGGACGAGGTTAAAAAAATTCTTTATTACGGCGGCAAAGTCCATACTCTTCTCAAAATGGATGAAATCGCCAATTTAGGAGCTGTGAAAATCAGATTGAGATCAATGCTGGAAGCGGTTAAAGAGGGGGTAGCTAAGGCAGAGCCGGAAGTCTTTAAAAAAGTTGAGCATGGACGTGTTTTTTTGAAAAATGACCGTGTCAGAACAATTATTGCACCATATTTTTCCAGGTTCTATTCACCTCTTATCCCTGCCGCTTTCAGACCGCTGGGGTACAAAGTTGAAGTCCTCCCGCCGCAGGATGTTGCATCAGTAGAACTAGGACTCAAAAGCATAAATAATGATATGTGCTATCCGGCAATACTGATTGCCGGTGACATCATCAAGGCGTTCCAGACAGGCGGATACGACCCCCAGAAAACAGCCGTGCTTCTTACTCAGACAGGAGGGCAGTGCAGGGCATCAGCTTACGTTTCACTGATCAAAAAAGGACTGGCGAGTGCTGGATTAAATGATATTCCGGTCATAACTGTATCAAATCAAGATATAAACTATCAGCCTGGTTTTGAAATTGATTCGTCAGAACTGTTCAAACGTTTAGCTTTAGGGATCGTGTTTGCCGATCAGCTTGTGAAAATGTATCTCACAACTGTTGTCAGAGAAAAGATAGCCGGCACAGCAAAGTTGCTGCATGAGAAATATCTTTTAAGGATGGAAGAAGGAGTTGAAAAGGCCGATTATCATAATCTGTTAAATATCCTAAAAGAAGCAGTAGATGAGTTTAACTCGGTGGAAGTAGACAAATCCAAAGTGCCAAGGGTTGGCATAGTCGGGGAAATATTTGTTAAACATAATATTTTTTCAAACGGGCATATTTTGGACTGGCTGACATCGCAGGGGATAGAGTGTGATATACCCCCTTTGCTGAGCTTTTTTTCACAGCGTTTTATAAATGAAACTTACGACCAGAACTCATATCTTAAGCGTTCGTTTAAGGATCGAATAAAATACAGCGTGCTTGAAATGTTTTCAGGTTTTTATTTAATGCAGATTGACAAAGTGATGAGGGGGTACAGGTTCTATAGAAAACCAAAGAAATTGAGACAGCTTTCAGAAATTACGGGAAAAGTCACAAGTCTGGCGAACCAGTCCGGAGAAGGGTGGCTTCTGACAGCTGAAATGATATCAATGCTAAGCGAAGGGACAAACAATATAATATGCCTTCAGCCTTTCGGCTGTATATCAAATCACATTACCGGCAAAGGTGTTGAGATGCAGCTTAAAGAGATGTTCCCTTCAATTAACTTTCTGGCTATTGATATGGATGCCGGCTCAAGCGAAATAAATATACTGAACAGGCTGCATCTCATAGTTAATGCCGCAAAAGAGCAGACATCCTGCAAAACTGCGATGGCAGATATACAGAAACATGACAGGAACCAATGGCTGTCATCATATATGTCTCTGCATAATTTTTATGCGTTCAGTAGTGATACTTCACTTAAGGTTGAAAAATGGAGAGCATGGGTGTCTAAACTGCCATTATGGGAAAAAATTAAAGAGATTAAGTATAAAATTGAATAA
- a CDS encoding putative ABC transporter permease, with the protein METIVGQYLFPFILFSVAGWALEIAYRSCVAGRFINPGLLKGPYLIIYGTAALVLMSAVNIMSDFSLPAKALVYLLVTTLFELGSGFASNLFSSVRLWDYSDEWLNYKGYICPKFSIYWVFLAFAFEYLILPGYQKFASMLPDSFIVLSVLTIFLFMLADIMIVIYRTLTIAEYKKTDTYQEFRSISAGVLAMPEVLSLANYPHHRDKTRLDHVMEVAYLSFFLGRKLNLDLSAIVKGALLHDLFYYDWRTEGPRLHGLRHHTIALSNAEKITELSKKERDIISKHMWPLTIIPPYYVESLLVCVVDTYCSVKDYVPFRNSYKNISRNNEHE; encoded by the coding sequence ATGGAAACAATAGTCGGTCAGTATCTTTTCCCTTTTATTCTTTTTTCTGTTGCAGGCTGGGCGCTTGAGATAGCTTACCGTTCGTGCGTGGCTGGACGGTTTATAAATCCGGGTCTTCTGAAGGGACCCTATCTGATAATTTATGGTACAGCTGCCTTAGTTCTCATGTCTGCTGTAAACATTATGAGTGACTTTTCTCTGCCTGCTAAGGCTTTGGTGTATCTGTTAGTCACGACTCTATTTGAGCTTGGATCAGGATTTGCCAGCAATCTATTTTCAAGTGTTCGTCTTTGGGATTATTCAGATGAATGGTTGAATTATAAAGGATATATATGTCCTAAATTTTCCATTTATTGGGTATTTCTGGCATTTGCTTTTGAATATCTTATACTTCCGGGATATCAGAAGTTTGCATCGATGCTGCCTGATTCTTTTATTGTGCTATCTGTTTTAACGATATTTCTTTTCATGCTTGCAGACATAATGATCGTTATTTACAGAACTTTAACAATTGCAGAGTATAAAAAAACGGACACCTATCAAGAATTCAGGTCTATATCAGCAGGGGTGCTCGCTATGCCGGAGGTTTTATCTCTGGCAAATTATCCCCATCATAGAGATAAGACAAGATTGGATCATGTTATGGAGGTTGCTTATTTAAGTTTTTTCCTGGGGAGAAAGCTAAATCTTGATCTGTCAGCAATCGTCAAAGGAGCGCTTTTGCACGATCTTTTTTATTATGACTGGAGAACCGAAGGTCCCAGACTGCACGGATTAAGACATCACACGATTGCTCTCAGTAATGCTGAAAAAATCACAGAACTTTCAAAAAAAGAGAGGGACATTATAAGTAAGCATATGTGGCCTCTGACGATAATACCCCCTTACTATGTGGAGTCTTTACTTGTTTGTGTTGTGGATACGTATTGTTCGGTAAAGGATTATGTCCCGTTTAGAAACAGCTACAAAAATATTTCGAGGAATAATGAGCATGAATAA
- a CDS encoding TetR/AcrR family transcriptional regulator, whose amino-acid sequence MQTNRISRKEQDKIRHRNYILTAALELFSEKGYHSVSMQEVAAKAEFAIGTLYKFFKSKEELYKCLIMTKAHEYHDTLYEVLSEKKDVVSIISDYVSAKFRLFDANASALKLYIVGSSGTYYNIQTGFDHEIQSLYNKLLNHIAAVMESGISRNVINNTNPYFMALALEGITNTFLYNLLENLEQDYSETDISVITEMFLHGVLKK is encoded by the coding sequence ATGCAGACAAACAGAATTTCCCGAAAGGAACAAGATAAAATCAGACACAGAAACTACATACTGACGGCTGCTTTAGAACTTTTTTCTGAAAAGGGGTACCATAGTGTTTCTATGCAAGAGGTAGCAGCTAAAGCCGAATTTGCCATTGGCACCCTTTATAAATTTTTTAAAAGTAAAGAAGAACTGTATAAGTGCCTAATAATGACAAAGGCACATGAATACCATGATACCCTTTATGAAGTTTTATCTGAGAAAAAAGATGTTGTCAGTATTATATCGGATTATGTCTCTGCTAAATTCAGACTGTTTGATGCTAATGCTTCAGCATTAAAACTCTATATCGTGGGGTCAAGCGGTACATATTATAATATCCAGACAGGTTTTGACCATGAGATTCAGTCGCTTTACAATAAGCTCCTTAACCATATAGCTGCGGTTATGGAATCTGGCATTAGCCGCAATGTTATTAACAATACTAATCCGTACTTTATGGCTCTGGCGCTTGAAGGTATTACTAATACATTTCTTTATAACCTGCTTGAAAACCTTGAACAGGATTACAGTGAAACTGACATCTCGGTTATAACAGAAATGTTTTTGCACGGTGTATTAAAAAAATAG